One window from the genome of Leptospira johnsonii encodes:
- a CDS encoding SpoIIE family protein phosphatase gives MEIFSILQNDVLLNYYSFGSLLSILAFLCTSLFFLFLKEKSSSTMHLALGALFFSFFCAGYFFAAFLYNPIAAYHRWLTVGFILPALIHLGQFLARYPGHANPKVNKNLTIGMYVVAAIGISYFYYVTLSSPRKYHFTAHHWDFNAEKASSIIAVLIGLFVLISFLIIPIYRMTKTKGRIRFAIGGFMGALLAGGVVPALTNILSRDGWIERSTYLTSIVLLMTLGIFLILVIFLNFSEEKTTFMVKIVGITFVTLMLIMQALVFISNQDKESEYDTKSIVNMARALEGGKQIPEMQYIVQWEGGSKNVDYSRYDNQYDLRLPQLEIDFKNTIIFEHMKLLAEEGFRNSAKKTLKDTHEYFSGYRAAILKFLDDHPNLEGKELKTKLFDHLNTLNTAVFVTSNKLDYIFPKDFCVDGRNYLKGVGNKGVIPFKEHLLQKWKEKDGACTFDEKDLLIGHLKAEVLLYFRPFQPALYRHYRKSLDEHQHFVTYIHYDVKKDVVSEVGYSYRKYREFMHPTAAKQTLILGLVLVVVFFIFPLFFRQSLITPLNRLLSGVEKVNLGALDVEVKVDLKDEIGFLSDSFNNMVTSIRKARGELQDYAEHLATKVRERTRELSEKMEELQRLKVQQDGDYFLTSLLAKPLFYNANKSPKVSTDFILRQKKKFEFKGKHADLGGDLCVTGNLRLGKENDYKRYTFAMNGDAMGKSMQGAGGSLVMGVVVNSILARSAANDRVMDTTPSEFLTDIYKEMQSVFKSFNGSMVISGTFIIIEDETGKFWYFNAEHPFSVMYRDGRAGFLETGLTLRKIGLDSEYEFKVHSGRLEPGDVLIIGSDGKDDLDLTPEKEVRTINEDEMLFLQMVEKGEGNLERIEEEILKVGELTDDLSLLRLEYSPVASPERNGKDDEISDPFDWKFIYKKAKEDYMGGRLSEALGALEGLYKSDPQNTKVTKLLGLLSFKGKNYGKAVEVLNKYLGSDPDLVEYWYYLSLANRRIGRMDEAILAAKRMEELQPDNSMNLINLSDLYRQTEQFDLALEYAHLALEKDPEDENAQKLVRLIERDRKASL, from the coding sequence ATGGAAATTTTTTCAATCTTACAAAACGACGTTCTACTGAACTATTATTCTTTCGGAAGTTTGTTATCGATCTTAGCCTTCCTATGCACTTCCTTATTTTTCCTCTTTTTGAAAGAAAAATCCTCAAGCACAATGCATCTTGCTTTGGGAGCTCTGTTTTTCTCCTTCTTCTGTGCCGGATATTTTTTCGCTGCATTCTTGTATAACCCGATCGCTGCTTATCATAGATGGTTGACTGTCGGATTTATTTTGCCTGCGCTCATTCACCTGGGCCAGTTTTTGGCACGTTATCCGGGGCATGCAAATCCCAAGGTTAACAAAAACCTCACGATCGGGATGTATGTCGTAGCTGCCATCGGGATTTCTTACTTTTATTATGTAACTCTTAGCTCTCCTAGAAAATACCACTTCACCGCTCACCATTGGGATTTTAATGCGGAGAAGGCTTCTTCTATTATCGCGGTTTTGATCGGTCTATTCGTTTTGATCTCTTTTTTGATCATTCCAATTTATAGAATGACCAAAACAAAAGGAAGGATCCGATTTGCGATCGGCGGTTTTATGGGAGCGCTCCTTGCGGGTGGGGTGGTTCCTGCGCTAACGAATATTCTCAGCCGAGACGGATGGATTGAACGTTCCACGTATCTAACTTCTATCGTTCTTTTGATGACCTTGGGGATTTTTTTGATCCTTGTAATCTTCCTGAACTTTAGCGAAGAAAAAACCACCTTCATGGTAAAGATCGTAGGTATCACTTTTGTGACCTTGATGTTGATCATGCAGGCATTGGTATTTATTTCCAACCAAGATAAGGAATCCGAATACGATACCAAAAGTATCGTAAATATGGCAAGAGCTTTAGAAGGTGGAAAACAGATCCCTGAGATGCAATATATCGTTCAGTGGGAAGGTGGATCCAAGAATGTGGATTATTCTCGCTACGATAATCAATACGATTTGAGACTTCCTCAATTAGAGATCGACTTTAAGAATACGATCATCTTCGAGCATATGAAACTTTTGGCGGAAGAAGGTTTTAGAAATTCTGCTAAAAAAACACTGAAAGACACTCATGAGTATTTCAGTGGATACAGAGCCGCTATCCTGAAGTTTTTGGATGATCATCCGAATCTGGAAGGAAAAGAATTAAAAACAAAATTATTCGATCATCTGAATACTTTAAACACAGCAGTTTTTGTAACTTCTAACAAACTGGACTATATCTTTCCTAAAGATTTTTGCGTGGATGGAAGGAATTATCTGAAAGGTGTAGGGAACAAGGGAGTCATTCCGTTTAAAGAACATCTTCTTCAAAAATGGAAAGAGAAGGACGGAGCTTGTACCTTTGACGAAAAGGATCTGCTCATCGGACATTTAAAGGCAGAAGTACTTTTATATTTCCGTCCATTCCAACCCGCATTGTATCGCCATTACAGAAAAAGTTTGGATGAACATCAACATTTCGTAACTTATATCCATTATGATGTTAAGAAGGATGTAGTCAGCGAAGTAGGTTATTCTTACCGCAAATATAGAGAATTTATGCACCCGACTGCTGCTAAGCAAACCCTGATCTTGGGCTTGGTTTTGGTGGTGGTATTTTTCATCTTCCCTCTATTCTTCCGACAAAGTTTGATCACTCCATTAAACAGGCTTTTGTCAGGGGTGGAAAAAGTAAACTTAGGTGCCTTGGACGTTGAGGTAAAAGTGGACTTAAAAGATGAGATCGGGTTTTTGTCCGACTCATTCAATAACATGGTGACTTCTATCCGAAAAGCGAGGGGAGAGCTCCAAGATTACGCAGAACATTTGGCAACCAAGGTTAGAGAAAGAACGAGAGAACTTTCCGAAAAGATGGAGGAACTCCAACGCCTGAAAGTTCAGCAGGACGGGGATTATTTCTTAACTTCTCTATTAGCAAAACCGCTTTTTTATAACGCGAACAAATCTCCAAAAGTAAGCACAGATTTTATTCTTCGCCAAAAGAAAAAATTCGAGTTCAAAGGCAAACATGCGGACTTAGGTGGAGACCTTTGTGTAACTGGAAATCTTCGTCTTGGAAAGGAGAACGATTATAAACGTTATACTTTCGCAATGAACGGGGATGCGATGGGTAAGTCTATGCAAGGAGCAGGAGGTTCTCTTGTGATGGGAGTTGTGGTTAACTCCATTCTCGCAAGATCCGCTGCGAACGATAGAGTGATGGATACCACTCCTTCCGAATTTTTAACTGACATTTATAAAGAGATGCAATCCGTTTTCAAATCTTTCAATGGATCCATGGTGATCTCTGGAACATTCATCATCATAGAAGACGAGACAGGTAAATTCTGGTATTTCAATGCGGAGCACCCATTCTCCGTAATGTATAGAGATGGAAGAGCCGGATTTTTAGAAACAGGACTTACACTTAGGAAGATAGGATTGGATTCTGAATATGAGTTCAAGGTCCATTCCGGAAGATTAGAACCTGGTGATGTATTGATCATAGGCTCGGACGGTAAGGACGATTTAGATCTTACTCCAGAAAAAGAAGTCCGCACCATCAACGAAGATGAGATGCTCTTCTTACAAATGGTGGAAAAAGGTGAAGGCAATCTAGAACGAATAGAGGAAGAGATCCTAAAAGTGGGAGAATTAACCGACGACCTTTCTCTTCTCAGACTGGAATATTCTCCTGTTGCTTCTCCTGAAAGAAACGGAAAAGATGATGAGATCTCAGATCCTTTTGATTGGAAGTTCATCTATAAAAAAGCAAAAGAAGATTATATGGGCGGCCGTTTGAGCGAGGCTCTTGGCGCGTTAGAAGGTCTGTATAAATCGGATCCTCAGAATACAAAGGTGACCAAGCTACTTGGACTTCTGAGTTTTAAAGGTAAAAATTACGGTAAGGCAGTCGAAGTCCTGAACAAGTATCTGGGATCGGATCCTGACTTGGTAGAATATTGGTATTATCTTTCTTTGGCAAACCGAAGGATCGGAAGAATGGACGAAGCCATCTTGGCTGCAAAGAGAATGGAGGAACTCCAACCGGACAATTCCATGAACCTGATCAATCTTTCCGACTTATACCGTCAGACTGAACAATTCGATTTAGCCTTGGAATACGCTCATCTGGCTCTGGAGAAGGACCCGGAAGACGAGAACGCTCAGAAATTAGTAAGATTGATAGAACGAGATAGAAAAGCTTCTTTATAG
- the dcd gene encoding dCTP deaminase, translating into MILTGKEIKKRLEKDIIIDPYSDNRLNPNSYNLRLHNELVRYTESPLDMKKSNPSENLIIPETGLLLQPGVLYLGRTLEYTETHNLVPMLEGRSSIGRLGMYVHVTAGFGDVGFKGFWTLEISVIQPLVIYPNVEICQIFYHTVEGEITEYKSGKYQGNKGIQTSMLYKDFENGKY; encoded by the coding sequence ATGATTCTAACGGGTAAGGAAATTAAAAAAAGATTAGAGAAGGATATCATCATAGATCCTTACTCCGACAATAGATTAAATCCGAACTCTTATAATCTTAGGCTTCATAACGAATTGGTTCGTTATACAGAAAGCCCATTGGATATGAAAAAATCCAATCCTTCCGAAAACCTGATTATCCCTGAGACTGGACTACTCTTACAGCCAGGGGTTCTTTATCTGGGCAGGACTTTAGAATACACTGAAACTCATAACCTGGTCCCGATGCTAGAAGGACGTTCTTCTATAGGTAGGTTGGGAATGTATGTGCATGTGACTGCAGGGTTCGGAGATGTTGGATTCAAAGGATTCTGGACTCTCGAAATTTCCGTCATCCAACCATTAGTCATTTATCCGAATGTGGAAATTTGCCAGATCTTCTACCATACTGTAGAGGGAGAGATCACAGAATACAAATCAGGTAAATACCAAGGCAATAAAGGGATCCAAACCTCTATGCTTTATAAGGATTTCGAGAACGGAAAATATTAA
- a CDS encoding enoyl-CoA hydratase/isomerase family protein, with protein sequence MSETVLYSIEDYTCIISLNRPEKRNAISRELLYQLMSHIERASKDPKIRALVLRGEGSVFCAGADLQERADMSEKEVHKFLDQVGKCFLALENLPFPTIAALDGDAYGGGLEMALCCDFILMSTEAKVGLTETGLGIIPGAGGTQRLPRRVGKTKALELILTASVIDAQTALDIQLANSVWHDSAFMAGKKLASLLSEKAPISLRLAKEAIREGEGKDISTALKIERKHYNKTLKTEDRIEALKAFREKRKPEFKGR encoded by the coding sequence ATGAGCGAGACTGTTCTTTATTCAATCGAAGATTATACGTGCATAATCAGTTTAAATCGACCCGAAAAACGAAATGCAATTTCAAGAGAGCTACTTTATCAGCTTATGTCCCATATAGAAAGGGCGAGCAAGGATCCAAAAATCCGCGCTTTGGTACTTAGGGGAGAAGGTTCCGTATTCTGTGCTGGAGCCGACTTACAAGAAAGAGCAGATATGTCTGAGAAGGAAGTGCATAAATTTCTGGACCAAGTAGGAAAATGTTTTCTGGCTTTAGAAAATCTTCCCTTCCCAACCATAGCTGCATTGGACGGAGATGCATACGGCGGCGGATTAGAAATGGCTCTTTGTTGTGATTTTATTCTGATGAGCACTGAAGCAAAAGTAGGTCTTACCGAAACAGGACTTGGTATTATTCCAGGAGCAGGTGGGACACAAAGACTTCCAAGAAGAGTAGGAAAAACAAAAGCATTAGAACTTATTTTAACGGCTTCCGTGATAGATGCGCAAACCGCTTTAGATATCCAACTTGCGAATTCGGTCTGGCATGACTCCGCATTTATGGCCGGAAAAAAATTGGCTTCCTTACTTTCCGAAAAAGCCCCGATCTCTTTGAGACTCGCTAAAGAAGCGATCAGAGAAGGAGAAGGAAAAGATATCTCCACTGCCTTAAAGATAGAAAGGAAACATTATAATAAAACCTTAAAAACGGAAGATAGGATAGAAGCCCTAAAGGCTTTCCGAGAAAAAAGAAAACCGGAATTTAAAGGAAGATAG
- a CDS encoding LIC10067 family putative lipoprotein: MRFQTQILAFILSLSIFGLGCSSGKDSDLATQLGLGNPVITEIDPPSGSPPIGSNAGTTVTIKGRLFSADTSLTTVKFNGVSASVLSATSTEIVTVVPAGASTGTLFVTKDGPVICDENNGDTATNCYGRKFYIDCYKSFDSLYGEELGVSYPDSKTFSIAGQTGTKALRIDLNPEGPTNVKIACDTYLIYSKFSKTCGRTDVGTFSDTNTWVFEPTLTFSSYYTVQMFVTAGKGDCTVSFP; the protein is encoded by the coding sequence ATGCGATTTCAGACTCAGATCTTAGCTTTTATTTTATCTCTATCTATTTTTGGACTTGGTTGTTCTTCGGGTAAAGACTCGGACCTTGCGACCCAATTAGGTTTGGGAAATCCGGTGATCACGGAGATCGATCCTCCTAGCGGATCTCCCCCGATCGGATCCAATGCTGGAACAACGGTCACGATCAAAGGACGTTTATTTTCAGCTGATACAAGTTTAACTACGGTTAAATTTAATGGAGTGTCTGCAAGTGTTCTGAGCGCAACCAGCACTGAGATCGTTACAGTAGTACCGGCCGGAGCTTCTACAGGAACATTATTTGTGACCAAGGACGGGCCTGTTATTTGTGATGAAAATAACGGGGATACAGCCACCAACTGCTATGGTAGGAAATTCTACATAGATTGTTATAAATCCTTCGACAGTCTATATGGCGAAGAATTAGGAGTATCTTATCCTGATTCCAAGACTTTTTCAATTGCAGGCCAGACAGGAACTAAAGCGCTTAGAATTGACCTGAACCCTGAAGGACCTACAAACGTTAAGATTGCCTGCGATACGTATCTGATCTATTCTAAGTTTTCCAAAACCTGCGGTCGGACAGATGTTGGAACTTTTTCGGATACTAACACGTGGGTGTTTGAGCCTACTTTGACATTCTCCAGTTATTACACTGTCCAGATGTTCGTTACTGCCGGAAAGGGAGATTGTACAGTATCTTTTCCTTGA
- a CDS encoding VOC family protein, giving the protein MIIVEGIDYIVIPTGDIEASVKFYSELFDFETIEEKGNEFAIIGLDSVNIKLLNTNGVKSSLTEVKSPVLSFVLDVDDFTEAIVELESKSVQIVRGPEARDGGEFLHFLDPSGNILEINYKED; this is encoded by the coding sequence ATGATCATCGTAGAAGGAATCGATTATATTGTAATACCTACCGGGGATATAGAAGCCTCTGTAAAATTCTATTCCGAGCTATTTGATTTCGAGACGATCGAGGAAAAAGGAAACGAATTCGCAATCATCGGTTTGGATTCTGTGAACATTAAACTCCTCAATACCAACGGAGTTAAAAGTTCTTTAACCGAAGTTAAATCCCCTGTCCTTAGTTTCGTATTGGATGTAGATGATTTTACCGAAGCGATCGTAGAACTCGAGTCTAAGTCCGTTCAGATCGTAAGAGGACCAGAAGCAAGAGACGGAGGAGAGTTCCTTCATTTCTTGGATCCGTCCGGCAATATTTTAGAGATCAATTACAAAGAAGATTAA
- a CDS encoding NAD(P)-binding protein → MSEDRFSRKVFLSALAFCAALLGIGSYFRFRKRKVLGSILGPDRETGHRLRQVRTDFFPASTIQTKVLIVGGGISGLSSGYYLSQFGISDYLILDLENEVGGNSRYSETNSLKYPWGAHYLPQPGPESVLVRKFLEENGLVQGKDSDGNPIYPEKYLCFDPEERLFYQGRWQAGLVPRRTGEPDSQELLFRKIINSWQDKRGRDGQKAFCIPIDRSSRDPEILKLDRITFSDYLKSSGIQSPEILWYADYCTRDDYGGNFDNISAWAGLHYFCSRLREDEDSPPVLTWPEGNGFLLELLQKPSKDKIRTSTLVERIRKNSGSWEINAYDVKVKKDLLIKAEQVVYALPSFTRKYILGEKDSFLQKLEYSPWLVANLFVDELPQGKGHPPAWENVIYKSKSLGYVVSTHQDLRALRPGSVLTYYLAFGEKDTLAARRSILPKTWDLWKEEILSDLKRPHPNIESLVSRIDIMAHAHAMIRPVPGFLWGGEREKLARSESGIHFAHCDLSGISIFEEALYRGFEASKKVQTSLKRS, encoded by the coding sequence ATGTCCGAAGATCGTTTTTCCAGAAAAGTATTCCTTTCCGCTTTAGCATTCTGCGCGGCCCTTTTAGGGATTGGTTCTTATTTCCGATTCAGAAAGAGAAAGGTCCTAGGTAGTATTTTAGGCCCGGACAGAGAAACGGGTCATAGACTCAGACAAGTCAGGACAGACTTTTTTCCAGCAAGTACGATCCAAACAAAGGTGCTGATCGTTGGAGGAGGCATCTCAGGGCTTTCTTCCGGATACTATCTATCCCAATTCGGGATCTCAGATTATTTGATCTTGGATCTGGAGAATGAAGTGGGGGGCAATTCCAGATACTCAGAAACCAACTCCTTAAAATATCCTTGGGGTGCACATTATCTTCCTCAACCGGGACCTGAGTCTGTCTTAGTTCGTAAATTTTTAGAAGAGAACGGACTAGTCCAAGGCAAAGACTCGGATGGAAATCCAATCTATCCGGAAAAGTATTTATGTTTCGATCCGGAAGAAAGACTTTTTTACCAAGGAAGATGGCAAGCAGGTTTAGTTCCTAGACGAACAGGAGAACCTGATTCTCAAGAATTATTATTTCGTAAAATTATAAACTCTTGGCAGGACAAGAGAGGAAGAGACGGGCAGAAGGCATTCTGCATTCCGATAGATCGTTCTTCCAGAGATCCAGAAATTTTAAAATTAGATCGGATCACTTTTTCAGATTATCTAAAATCATCAGGTATTCAATCGCCTGAAATTCTATGGTATGCGGATTATTGCACTCGAGATGACTACGGTGGGAACTTCGACAATATCTCTGCTTGGGCAGGGCTTCACTATTTTTGTTCTAGATTAAGAGAAGATGAAGATTCTCCTCCAGTTCTAACTTGGCCGGAAGGAAACGGATTCCTGTTGGAACTCCTACAAAAACCTTCTAAAGATAAGATCAGGACTTCTACTCTTGTAGAAAGAATTCGTAAGAATTCTGGATCCTGGGAAATCAATGCCTATGATGTAAAAGTAAAAAAAGATCTGCTCATCAAAGCGGAGCAAGTGGTCTATGCTTTGCCTTCTTTTACCCGAAAATATATCTTGGGAGAGAAGGACTCATTTCTGCAAAAATTGGAATATTCTCCTTGGTTAGTTGCCAATCTATTCGTGGACGAACTTCCCCAAGGAAAAGGGCATCCTCCTGCTTGGGAAAATGTAATTTATAAGAGTAAATCTCTTGGTTATGTGGTGTCCACTCACCAAGATCTAAGAGCTCTCCGGCCGGGGTCCGTTCTTACTTATTATCTTGCATTCGGAGAGAAAGATACTCTCGCAGCGAGAAGGTCCATTCTTCCTAAAACTTGGGACCTATGGAAAGAAGAGATACTTTCCGATCTGAAAAGACCTCATCCAAATATCGAAAGTTTAGTTTCTCGAATCGATATCATGGCCCATGCACATGCGATGATACGCCCTGTTCCCGGATTTCTTTGGGGAGGAGAAAGAGAGAAATTAGCGAGATCAGAATCAGGAATTCATTTCGCTCATTGTGACCTAAGCGGGATTTCTATCTTTGAAGAGGCATTGTATAGAGGATTCGAAGCTTCAAAGAAAGTTCAAACCTCCCTTAAGAGAAGTTGA
- a CDS encoding HAD family hydrolase: MAVLLDLDNTVFDSLGTYEFTIREMEKKAKVLGFSSSKEFKKAYDTVRAEVKKELPNNPVNRLRILYFKKMSELLFGKLDPSFVLKLDSVYFGFFLQGIKDWKKKNVLEFKKILSLLRALQEVQDLVIITNESLRTQLLKLSVLFPKDIQYKLVTSEECGAEKPSALIFNKALAGADPKKSYIIGDSLKDDIGGGLAFGLEAFYLKSPISSAKTKSILEKKILEGKEYWESPDLSSALNYILSLEKGIVL; the protein is encoded by the coding sequence ATGGCAGTTCTTTTGGATTTGGATAATACGGTCTTCGATTCTCTAGGGACCTATGAGTTTACGATCCGTGAAATGGAAAAAAAGGCAAAGGTACTGGGCTTCTCCTCTTCCAAAGAATTTAAAAAGGCTTACGATACGGTTCGGGCAGAAGTTAAAAAAGAACTTCCGAACAATCCGGTCAATCGACTACGCATTCTTTATTTTAAGAAGATGTCCGAACTTCTTTTCGGAAAATTAGATCCTTCTTTCGTTTTAAAATTGGATTCTGTCTACTTTGGATTTTTTCTACAAGGGATCAAGGATTGGAAAAAGAAGAATGTTTTGGAGTTCAAAAAGATTTTGTCTTTGTTAAGAGCCTTGCAAGAAGTTCAGGATCTGGTCATTATCACAAACGAATCTCTCAGAACTCAGCTATTAAAATTATCCGTTCTATTTCCAAAGGACATTCAGTATAAATTAGTAACGTCGGAAGAATGTGGAGCAGAAAAACCTTCTGCCTTGATCTTTAACAAGGCTCTAGCAGGTGCGGATCCTAAAAAGTCGTATATCATCGGAGATTCTTTAAAAGACGATATCGGTGGAGGACTTGCTTTTGGATTAGAAGCATTTTATCTAAAAAGCCCGATCTCTTCTGCTAAAACAAAATCGATTCTGGAAAAGAAAATATTAGAAGGAAAAGAATATTGGGAATCTCCTGATCTATCTTCTGCCTTAAATTATATCTTAAGCTTAGAGAAAGGGATTGTTTTATAA
- a CDS encoding TetR/AcrR family transcriptional regulator: MPEMGLRELKKDRMRKSISNLATRLFIEKGYHNVTMAEIAEKAQVSVPTLFNYFSSKEALVFDEDKEQEKELIDAVVSRKPGMSILEALREFAIQHATLEPEEFKNFKTFNNLIDSTPELSNYAKSMWMRHEQALALTIQKEAKKKISKIEAEAIAHFCLDSLHRSLKFANPKASIDSLFSLLKNGWNG, translated from the coding sequence ATGCCAGAAATGGGTCTCCGAGAACTCAAAAAAGATAGAATGCGCAAATCAATCTCGAACCTTGCGACTCGACTTTTCATCGAAAAGGGTTATCACAACGTCACAATGGCGGAGATCGCTGAAAAGGCCCAAGTTTCGGTGCCGACTCTGTTCAATTACTTCTCATCCAAAGAAGCTCTAGTGTTCGATGAAGATAAAGAGCAAGAGAAAGAGCTGATTGATGCTGTGGTTTCAAGAAAACCTGGGATGTCGATTCTTGAGGCACTTCGAGAATTCGCTATTCAACACGCCACTCTTGAACCGGAAGAATTCAAGAATTTTAAAACGTTTAATAACCTCATCGACTCGACTCCGGAATTAAGCAACTATGCAAAGTCCATGTGGATGAGGCATGAGCAAGCCTTGGCTCTTACTATCCAAAAAGAAGCGAAAAAAAAGATCAGTAAGATCGAAGCAGAGGCGATAGCTCATTTCTGTCTGGATTCTCTCCATCGCTCCTTGAAATTCGCGAATCCAAAGGCGAGCATAGATTCTCTATTTTCTTTGTTGAAAAACGGCTGGAACGGCTAG
- a CDS encoding FAD-dependent oxidoreductase — translation MKGNLENKRVAIVGGGPGGLTLARLLQLKGVDVKVYERDFNKDVRVQGATLDLHFESGLKVLEKAGLMDAFKANYRPGADKGRIVDTRGKIIHDDHEKESYEDFGDERFRPEIDRGPLRNILLHSLQPDTVIWDSQFKSMLQVGDTWRLEFKNGTTATADIVIGADGANSKIRPFITPIKPFYSGILIVQGNVPNSETGASKIHQLLKGGKIYAYDGEKFLHVSSKGDGSLDFYVSCKKDENWAHKSGIDFSDKAQVTTWFKKEFSEWDRIWFELPENVSFPLLLRPQYCMPLDQNWSTLPNLTILGDAAHPMPPSGEGVNLAMLDSLELSECLTNENFKDIQTAIAAYEKQMLVRAAKEAKESLEMTEWMHSEGAIAKLVQMFH, via the coding sequence ATGAAAGGGAATTTAGAAAACAAACGGGTGGCTATTGTCGGTGGTGGTCCAGGGGGTTTAACCCTTGCTAGGCTCTTACAGCTTAAGGGTGTAGATGTAAAAGTTTATGAAAGGGACTTTAATAAAGATGTTCGTGTACAAGGTGCTACCCTTGACCTACATTTTGAATCAGGTTTAAAGGTACTTGAGAAAGCAGGTTTGATGGACGCTTTTAAAGCCAATTATCGGCCGGGAGCAGATAAAGGACGTATTGTAGATACCCGGGGAAAAATAATCCACGATGATCATGAGAAAGAATCCTATGAAGATTTCGGTGATGAAAGATTCAGACCTGAAATTGACAGGGGACCTTTAAGGAATATTTTGTTACATTCCCTTCAACCTGATACTGTTATTTGGGACAGTCAGTTTAAATCTATGTTGCAGGTTGGCGACACATGGAGACTGGAATTTAAAAACGGCACAACGGCTACTGCAGATATTGTAATCGGAGCAGATGGTGCAAATTCTAAAATCAGACCATTTATTACTCCTATCAAACCTTTCTATTCAGGCATATTGATTGTACAAGGTAATGTGCCAAATTCTGAAACGGGAGCATCCAAGATTCACCAATTACTAAAAGGCGGCAAAATTTACGCTTATGATGGGGAGAAATTTTTGCATGTCTCGTCGAAAGGTGATGGCAGTTTAGATTTTTACGTAAGTTGTAAAAAGGATGAAAACTGGGCGCATAAGAGCGGGATAGATTTTTCAGATAAAGCACAAGTCACTACATGGTTCAAGAAAGAGTTCTCTGAATGGGATAGAATCTGGTTTGAGTTACCCGAAAATGTGAGCTTTCCTCTTTTACTACGGCCTCAATATTGTATGCCTTTAGATCAGAATTGGAGTACATTACCTAACCTTACTATATTAGGCGATGCTGCACATCCTATGCCCCCTTCCGGTGAAGGTGTGAATTTAGCCATGCTGGATTCATTGGAGTTAAGCGAATGCCTTACAAATGAGAATTTTAAAGATATACAAACTGCAATTGCTGCCTATGAAAAACAAATGCTGGTTAGAGCCGCTAAAGAAGCAAAAGAATCCTTAGAAATGACGGAATGGATGCATTCCGAAGGTGCTATAGCTAAGCTAGTGCAAATGTTTCATTAA
- a CDS encoding class I SAM-dependent methyltransferase, whose amino-acid sequence MNQTCYLCGSQKNKTLFVENGIPIVRCLNCSHAFSTYEQEEHYEGYWDDETGYDLDWWDVAHREIYKDFIGKFLSAPKGKILDVGCGLGFFVKTIGTARPGWEAVGYEISEKAVKFAREKNGLKQVFPGIVQDSGLPKESFDIITLWDVIEHIPKPHSLIQYLFGLLKPGGFLFVQTPNFPVQLFKAKLKVAIKGMQEGGHYLEAKDHINDYTERTLGLLAEQCGFSSVEFSILKPIASVSGVSGPKAKLGIFLKKAFYYGTLMLWYLTFKQVNLNLTLFALLRKK is encoded by the coding sequence TTGAACCAGACCTGTTATCTTTGCGGAAGCCAGAAAAACAAAACCTTATTCGTCGAAAACGGAATCCCGATCGTACGTTGTTTAAATTGCAGCCACGCATTCTCCACTTACGAACAAGAAGAACATTACGAAGGATACTGGGACGACGAAACCGGTTATGACTTAGACTGGTGGGATGTGGCTCATAGAGAGATCTATAAAGACTTCATAGGTAAATTTCTTTCGGCTCCTAAGGGAAAAATTTTGGATGTTGGCTGCGGACTCGGCTTCTTCGTAAAAACGATCGGAACCGCAAGACCTGGTTGGGAAGCTGTAGGTTACGAGATCTCCGAAAAAGCGGTCAAATTCGCGAGAGAAAAGAACGGGCTCAAACAAGTATTTCCAGGCATCGTTCAGGACAGCGGACTTCCAAAAGAAAGTTTTGATATCATCACTCTTTGGGATGTAATAGAGCATATCCCTAAACCTCATAGCCTTATCCAATATCTGTTCGGACTCTTAAAACCTGGCGGATTCTTATTCGTGCAAACTCCTAATTTCCCGGTCCAGTTATTCAAAGCAAAATTGAAAGTTGCGATCAAAGGTATGCAAGAAGGCGGGCATTACTTAGAAGCAAAAGATCATATCAACGATTATACCGAAAGGACCCTGGGACTTCTGGCAGAACAATGTGGATTCTCCTCTGTGGAATTTTCGATCTTAAAACCGATCGCTTCCGTGTCCGGGGTTTCCGGACCTAAGGCTAAATTAGGGATCTTTTTAAAGAAGGCTTTCTATTACGGAACCTTAATGCTTTGGTATCTAACTTTCAAACAAGTAAATCTGAATCTGACCCTGTTTGCTCTGCTTAGAAAGAAGTAA